The sequence GCTCAGGTTGATCCCATGGATCAGGATCCCCCCGCTCGTCGGCTTCTCCGATCCGAAAATCAGCCGCAGCAGCGTCGTCTTACCGGCCCCGCTCGGCCCGGTCAAAAAGATGAACTCTCCGGTATTCAGCGTCAGGTTGACATCTTTCAGTGCGACGCAGGCCCCGAAACTCTTGCTCAACCGGAAAAGCTGGATCATGGTGGAACCCTCGGCAGTCTCCGGAAAATACCGTCATTTCACTCAATTCCCATGGCCCGCTGCAGCCGGGCCTTGGCGAGGTTGTGGTTGTACAGGGCCCGGTAGTAGTTGACGCGCGCTTCCGTCAAAAGGGTCTGGGCATCGAGGACCTCGGTAATCGTCGTCACCTCCGCCTTGTAACGCTCCTCGTTAACGCGCAGGTTCTCTTCCGCCTGGCCCAGAGCCTTCTCCGTCGTCGGGATATTCTCCGCCGCGGTGCTGATTTCCAGCATGGCGTTTTTCACTTCCAGACCGATGCCTTCTTCCAGGGACTGCCTGGTGTGCATCAACTCCCTCTGGAGGCTTTCCTTTTCATGGACAGCATAGCGCGTTTTGCCCCACTCCCAGAAGGTCCAGGTCAGACCCGCTGTGATCTGCCAACTGTTTGCGTCATGATAGGGGCTGCCGGACACACCGGGAGAGTCGCCCTCTTTGATGTAGTCATAGCTCAGTACGACATCAGGATAATAGTCGCTCGCGGCGATCCGCTTTTGCTGTTCGACTTGGAGGATATTGGTATCGAGCAGCTTCATCTCCGGGCGGTTCTTCAGCGCCTTGGACACATAGGCAACGAAATCACCCTCCTCCGGGGAATAGGCCAAAATGTCCTGGACCTGCACTGGAAGGGCGACCGGCCTGCCCAAAACATTGTTGAATGCCGCCCGCGCTAGAACGGCTGAATTCCGCGCGCCCACGAGCTTCTGCCTTGCGTTCGCTAGTTCGACCTCCGCCTTCAGCAAATCATTGACCGGGATGATACCGACTTTGTAGAAATTATCCGCGACATTACGGTTCGACTCGAGCGACTGGACGGCCTGTTCGGCAACCAACACCGCCTTGTCGGCGATCAGCACGTTGAAGTACGCTTCCTTGACGCTCAGAATGAGGTCGAGCTTCGCCCTCGCGATGTTCAACTCGGCCTGATCGACTCCCAACTTGGCCAGTTCATAGGCGCTCGTCAAAGCGAAGCCGGTAAAGAGAGGTTGGGTCACCGTTCCTTTCCACTGATAATTATCGACCGTTCCGACATTGATCTCGACTCCCGGCAGAAGATCCGAGCGAAACTGAGGTGCCTCGTTGAAGCGGGTGTAGCCGTAGGTGGTGCTGGCCTTGGGCAAAAACTCCGTACCAGCTTGTTTTTTCGCCATTTCGGCCTGGTATTTCGTCTCCATCGTCGCCCGAAGATCGGGGTTGTTTTCCATCGCCTCCGCAATGCTCCGCTCCAAGGTGTACGGGTCCCGGTCCTGCGCCCATGCAACGCAGCTGCCCCACATCCCCGCACTCGCCAGCATCAGCATCGGGATCAAAAAAAACAACCGATCAAGCCTCATCTTAAGCCTCCAGGTCCTGGAATCGGCAATCCGCTTTCCTCACCGGACGCCTTATCGTTCGACCAAAACCGCTTTCCGCCCCATCCGGCCCATTCCTCGATCTAAACAAACCCGTTCCTTCCCCAGCACAGCGCATATACAAAGGCGCGGCGCGGGGCTTGGAGCGTAGAATCACTTCAGTGTTTCGAGCTTGGATTTTGCGATCTTGGCCTCCGGGGAGTCGGGGTATTTTTTCATGATCTGACGGAGCAGCAGGTGCGAACTCGTCTTGTCGTTGATTTCGTAAAATGCCAAAGCCTGGCGCAACATAGCGCTCGGAACTTTATTGCCGCTCGGGTAATTCTTGATGACTTTCTGATACGCGAGGATAGCCTGTTCGTGCTGCTTCTGAGCCATGTAAGATTCGCCTATCCAGAACTGCGCATTGTCGGCCAGTGAAGACTTCGGGTATTCGGCCAGAAACGAGTCGAACCCCTGGATGGCCTTTTCATACTGCCCAGCCCGGAACTCCGCCAGGACCTGCTCATACAAAACCTGATCGGAGGGAAGGGGCTTGGCCGCCTCAACAACGGCCGGCGCCTTTGCACCCGTATCCGCCGGCGCTGTCTTTTCGGCGGAAGCCGCAGCCGGGGACTCCGATGCCTCTTCCAGATTCAAGTAGCCCTGAACCTGGCGCAAGCCCTTCTCGAGCACCGCCACCCGCCGGCTGAGATCTTCGATGCCGGTGGCTGCCCGGTCTTCCCCAGCGCCCGGCTTGAGAGAGCCGTGCTTGAGAAGGTGTTGGTTTTCCTCCGTCATGCCGCGCAGTTCCTGCAATTCGGTCTTGACCCGCCCGAGATCGGTCATCATGTCCGCCTGCGTAGCGCGGATAGAACCCAATTCATCCTTCTCGACGCGCTCCTGCATCTGGGTCAACTGTTGATCCAATGCAGCCACCCGGTCATTCAGATAAAGGACATCCTGGCTGCTGGCGCATCCCAAAAAGAACGCCGCCATAAGTCCACAAACACAAACCATCTTCCCGCTTTCGATCCAGCCAGATATCACCATGCCTTCTTTACCCCCATCCGACAAATGTCCTTCAAACCCACGGATCGAAGCGAAAGACTCCCTCAGATCCGACGAAAACGAGGGGTGGAGCACAAACCACGGTCCGGCGCCACCCCTCATTCCCAATAAACCAACTGCCGTTTCGGGACAATCAACCTGTCGCCCTACCGGGTTTTCGCACAGGAACAGTCTCGGCCCGAAAACGATCCAAGATCCTTGGAATCGCACACCCGGCATCGCCCGGGCCACTTCTGCAAACCTTATAGGAAGCACCGGATATGGGACTCTGGACCTCCCTGTTTCCGGACTGGAAATCCATCAGCGCCCGAAAACTCGATGCGGAGGAGCACTATTTGCTCAGGCGGA is a genomic window of Desulfatiglans anilini DSM 4660 containing:
- a CDS encoding TolC family protein — translated: MRLDRLFFLIPMLMLASAGMWGSCVAWAQDRDPYTLERSIAEAMENNPDLRATMETKYQAEMAKKQAGTEFLPKASTTYGYTRFNEAPQFRSDLLPGVEINVGTVDNYQWKGTVTQPLFTGFALTSAYELAKLGVDQAELNIARAKLDLILSVKEAYFNVLIADKAVLVAEQAVQSLESNRNVADNFYKVGIIPVNDLLKAEVELANARQKLVGARNSAVLARAAFNNVLGRPVALPVQVQDILAYSPEEGDFVAYVSKALKNRPEMKLLDTNILQVEQQKRIAASDYYPDVVLSYDYIKEGDSPGVSGSPYHDANSWQITAGLTWTFWEWGKTRYAVHEKESLQRELMHTRQSLEEGIGLEVKNAMLEISTAAENIPTTEKALGQAEENLRVNEERYKAEVTTITEVLDAQTLLTEARVNYYRALYNHNLAKARLQRAMGIE
- the ybgF gene encoding tol-pal system protein YbgF; this encodes MVISGWIESGKMVCVCGLMAAFFLGCASSQDVLYLNDRVAALDQQLTQMQERVEKDELGSIRATQADMMTDLGRVKTELQELRGMTEENQHLLKHGSLKPGAGEDRAATGIEDLSRRVAVLEKGLRQVQGYLNLEEASESPAAASAEKTAPADTGAKAPAVVEAAKPLPSDQVLYEQVLAEFRAGQYEKAIQGFDSFLAEYPKSSLADNAQFWIGESYMAQKQHEQAILAYQKVIKNYPSGNKVPSAMLRQALAFYEINDKTSSHLLLRQIMKKYPDSPEAKIAKSKLETLK